One genomic region from Sphingobacterium multivorum encodes:
- a CDS encoding RNA polymerase sigma factor — MANCELKTLSDQELVELVQLKDHKAAFSELYNRYWEPLINHAGKRTGSLAMAEEIVQAIFVDFYLRRKEITLSHSLSAYLKTAIKFQVFKTYRAQQVQDKYIQSAAQLGYTAPIQPDTLLEAKQIHAEIIQITEKMPATCKEVFLLSRFEKRSNQDIADQLNISVAMVRKHITKSMKIMRTEIKAHQMDIFYLVLLLYTHKK, encoded by the coding sequence ATGGCTAATTGTGAATTGAAAACGCTTTCGGATCAGGAACTGGTGGAATTGGTCCAACTAAAAGACCATAAAGCCGCATTTTCCGAACTTTATAACCGCTATTGGGAACCTTTGATCAATCATGCCGGTAAACGGACAGGCTCCTTGGCCATGGCCGAAGAGATCGTGCAAGCTATTTTTGTCGATTTTTATCTGCGGCGGAAGGAGATCACACTCAGCCACTCCCTTTCGGCCTACTTAAAAACGGCGATTAAATTTCAGGTCTTTAAAACCTATCGGGCGCAACAAGTGCAGGATAAATATATCCAATCCGCCGCCCAGCTCGGCTATACCGCTCCGATTCAGCCCGACACGCTGCTCGAAGCCAAGCAAATCCACGCAGAGATTATTCAGATCACCGAAAAAATGCCCGCGACCTGCAAAGAGGTCTTTCTATTGAGCCGCTTCGAAAAGCGCTCCAATCAGGATATCGCCGACCAGCTCAACATTTCGGTGGCCATGGTGCGCAAACACATCACAAAATCCATGAAGATCATGCGCACGGAAATCAAAGCACATCAAATGGATATTTTCTACCTGGTTCTGCTGCTCTACACGCACAAAAAATAG
- a CDS encoding alkaline phosphatase family protein, with product MKNSPTYHWNRGSSPLSSVYRYAMRRMKTLLILLFLAVCSAVNAQRIVIIGLDGFSSEGFRGSKHPNIDKLFEKGLLTLSSRPVLPSVTLPNWTSHLTGQGPEEHGITANNWTLDNRPLQALEVDQEGYSPSIFKLVKEQKPNTKTAFYYNWAELINPINKKYLDEVSFEQDDKYENNYAKALKFIEDNKDNPMLVFLYSVNTDHAGHGHGWMSPEYIASIEEADVAIGNFIQTLKAQNLYEDCYFLLLTDHGGIEKGHGGTSMNEMQIPFGITGKKIKNLGVTNAFFNSNRNTSWILARLFGLKNLPKSWSGIAPTEIFK from the coding sequence ATGAAAAATTCACCAACCTATCACTGGAATCGTGGCAGCAGTCCACTTTCCAGCGTCTATCGTTATGCGATGAGACGCATGAAAACCCTATTGATTTTATTATTTCTCGCTGTATGCAGCGCTGTAAATGCACAACGTATTGTTATCATCGGTCTCGACGGTTTTAGTTCCGAAGGCTTTAGGGGTTCAAAACATCCAAATATCGACAAGCTGTTTGAAAAAGGACTGCTGACACTATCCAGCAGGCCCGTCCTTCCATCAGTCACACTCCCCAACTGGACAAGCCATCTCACGGGACAGGGCCCCGAAGAACATGGTATCACGGCCAACAACTGGACGCTGGACAATCGCCCCTTGCAAGCTTTGGAGGTAGATCAAGAGGGTTATTCGCCATCCATATTCAAACTAGTGAAGGAGCAGAAACCGAATACAAAAACCGCATTCTATTACAATTGGGCTGAGCTCATCAATCCCATCAACAAAAAATACCTGGATGAAGTCTCCTTTGAGCAGGACGATAAGTACGAGAACAACTATGCGAAAGCCTTAAAATTTATCGAGGACAATAAAGACAATCCGATGTTGGTATTTCTATACAGTGTGAATACCGATCATGCCGGACATGGCCACGGCTGGATGTCACCGGAATATATAGCGTCAATCGAAGAAGCAGATGTTGCCATCGGGAATTTTATACAGACATTAAAAGCACAAAATCTCTATGAGGACTGCTATTTCCTATTACTGACCGATCATGGTGGCATCGAGAAGGGTCACGGCGGCACGAGCATGAACGAGATGCAGATCCCTTTTGGCATTACGGGCAAAAAAATCAAAAATCTAGGCGTGACCAATGCCTTCTTCAATAGCAATAGAAATACCTCGTGGATACTGGCCCGCCTATTTGGACTAAAAAATCTACCAAAATCCTGGTCGGGAATTGCTCCTACCGAGATCTTCAAATAA
- a CDS encoding DUF6265 family protein has product MAKLVKVGVPLLILLVLVRCSGLQNEPSENFDWLVGKWQRTNETKDKRTFEYWKKIKDAEYVGFAFTLHNQDTIHQEKMHLSKSDGAWNLKVKTPDEKDFIAFEMTMMKNGLFECTNDSLPFPKKITYWREGEKLKANVAGDSLQIPFEFGKVSK; this is encoded by the coding sequence ATGGCAAAATTAGTCAAAGTTGGAGTTCCCTTATTGATTCTACTCGTTTTGGTACGATGTTCAGGGCTTCAAAATGAGCCATCTGAAAATTTCGATTGGCTCGTGGGAAAATGGCAGCGTACCAACGAAACCAAGGATAAAAGGACCTTTGAATATTGGAAGAAAATCAAAGACGCTGAATATGTCGGTTTTGCTTTTACCCTACATAACCAGGATACCATACATCAGGAAAAAATGCACTTATCAAAATCTGATGGTGCATGGAATTTAAAGGTCAAGACACCTGATGAGAAAGATTTTATCGCTTTTGAGATGACCATGATGAAAAATGGTCTGTTCGAATGTACGAATGACTCGCTGCCCTTTCCTAAAAAAATTACCTACTGGCGGGAAGGTGAAAAGCTGAAAGCAAATGTAGCTGGCGACAGCCTCCAAATTCCCTTCGAGTTTGGCAAGGTTTCAAAATAG
- a CDS encoding DUF3995 domain-containing protein, giving the protein MELVLSSVIAAIFIFLALLHFFWLFGGQWGMNAAVPTDLSGRRIFNPTRVGTLLVAIGLLIFAWVNLCATGVLKISMDPKYIRYGMYMVSAVFFLRFIGDMKFVGIFKKYRKTPFALRDTYFYSPLCLFLSLSNGFLSLVL; this is encoded by the coding sequence ATGGAGCTTGTACTTTCTAGCGTAATTGCCGCTATTTTTATTTTTTTGGCTTTGCTGCATTTTTTTTGGCTGTTCGGCGGCCAATGGGGAATGAACGCTGCCGTTCCGACCGACTTGAGTGGAAGAAGGATATTTAATCCCACCAGGGTAGGTACTTTATTGGTAGCCATCGGATTATTGATTTTTGCGTGGGTAAATCTATGTGCCACCGGGGTTTTGAAGATCTCGATGGACCCCAAGTATATTCGGTATGGAATGTATATGGTCAGTGCTGTTTTCTTCCTCCGATTTATTGGCGATATGAAGTTTGTCGGCATTTTTAAGAAGTATAGGAAGACTCCTTTTGCCCTAAGAGATACGTATTTTTATAGTCCATTATGTCTTTTTTTGTCGCTGTCCAATGGCTTTTTGTCGCTTGTATTATGA
- a CDS encoding nitrilase family protein has protein sequence MDNLKIATAQFEHKSADKAYNLTVIERLAQEAAARGAEVIAFHECSITGYTFARNLDKQQMLAIAELVPDGESTQKLIAIAAKYNIIILAGLFEKDEDDNLYKPYICVDKNGLIAKHRKLHPFINPHLKAGQGYTIFEINGWKCGILICYDNNVIENVRATKLLGADILFMPHVTMCTPSSRPGAGFVDPQLWKNRENDPTSLRLEFDGMKGRSWLMKWLPARAYDHALYVVFSNPIGMDDDQLKNGCSMILDPFGDILSECRTFEDSFTLATITPEKLIQAGGYRYINARRPDLYGDIIGQQHESQQKVVWLHTDNS, from the coding sequence ATGGACAACTTAAAAATTGCTACCGCACAATTTGAGCACAAGAGTGCTGACAAGGCTTATAACCTAACCGTTATCGAACGACTTGCACAAGAGGCCGCTGCACGAGGGGCCGAAGTAATCGCCTTTCACGAATGCTCCATAACGGGATATACCTTCGCCCGAAATTTAGACAAGCAGCAGATGCTTGCGATTGCCGAACTTGTTCCCGACGGCGAAAGTACACAAAAGCTGATTGCAATCGCCGCTAAGTACAACATTATTATCCTCGCCGGCCTGTTTGAAAAGGATGAGGACGACAATTTGTACAAGCCATATATCTGTGTAGACAAAAATGGCTTGATTGCAAAGCATCGCAAGCTTCACCCCTTTATAAACCCCCATTTGAAAGCAGGGCAAGGCTATACTATTTTTGAAATTAATGGTTGGAAATGTGGCATTTTAATCTGTTACGACAACAATGTCATCGAAAATGTACGCGCAACAAAATTGCTAGGTGCCGATATCCTCTTTATGCCCCATGTAACCATGTGTACCCCTTCTTCCCGACCCGGTGCAGGTTTTGTCGATCCACAGCTCTGGAAAAACCGCGAAAACGATCCAACCAGCCTGCGCCTAGAGTTTGACGGAATGAAAGGACGCAGCTGGCTGATGAAATGGCTGCCAGCCCGGGCCTATGATCATGCGCTCTACGTTGTTTTTTCAAACCCCATCGGGATGGATGACGATCAGCTAAAAAATGGATGCTCTATGATCTTAGATCCTTTCGGGGATATCCTGAGCGAATGCCGTACATTTGAAGATAGTTTTACACTAGCCACCATTACACCCGAAAAATTGATTCAAGCCGGTGGATATCGTTACATCAATGCCCGAAGGCCTGACCTTTACGGTGACATTATCGGCCAACAGCATGAGTCCCAACAAAAAGTGGTCTGGTTGCATACCGACAATAGCTAG
- a CDS encoding helix-turn-helix transcriptional regulator has protein sequence MQLFPPKVLSSYIKHYLFLESAGDQHKKLRLFSDGNTGMVFLLNEGHLSINESQPLPASFLYGQISHFQDLALLAQTSFVIIVFQPDGLYKLLGIAAHALKDQIIVTQDVFRKYVAQLYEDLLQAKSPKEKVQLLNAFFYAYAVRQKFPNRSPLPAVLQHITAQKGLVTVGQIVQYSGYTERHMERIFAEQVGMSPKKFGNIVQFHSFLKLLRNKSAETNLTTISHESGYFDQSHLIRAFKKYTGITPSEYLNSTNRLAINFMEFKNSAGEMSGLYNFT, from the coding sequence ATGCAGCTATTTCCTCCAAAAGTTTTATCGTCCTACATCAAACATTATCTTTTTTTGGAAAGTGCTGGCGATCAGCATAAAAAACTGCGGTTATTTTCCGATGGCAACACGGGAATGGTATTTCTGCTCAATGAAGGCCACCTGTCCATCAACGAGAGTCAGCCGCTCCCCGCTTCTTTCTTGTATGGTCAGATCAGCCATTTCCAGGATCTCGCGCTGCTGGCACAGACTTCATTTGTTATTATTGTCTTCCAACCCGATGGGCTCTATAAGTTACTCGGTATTGCTGCTCATGCACTAAAAGATCAAATTATTGTTACGCAAGATGTATTTAGGAAGTATGTTGCACAGCTTTATGAGGACCTGCTGCAGGCGAAGTCGCCAAAGGAGAAAGTACAGCTGTTAAATGCCTTCTTTTATGCCTATGCAGTCCGGCAGAAGTTTCCAAATCGAAGCCCACTGCCTGCAGTTCTGCAACATATCACAGCACAAAAAGGATTGGTTACCGTCGGACAAATCGTCCAATATAGCGGCTACACCGAACGGCATATGGAAAGAATATTCGCGGAACAGGTGGGAATGAGCCCCAAAAAATTTGGTAATATTGTCCAATTCCATTCCTTTTTGAAATTGCTACGCAACAAATCAGCTGAAACAAACTTAACGACGATCAGCCACGAAAGTGGATATTTTGATCAATCTCACCTCATCAGGGCATTTAAAAAATATACTGGTATCACCCCTTCCGAATATTTAAATAGTACAAATCGGCTAGCGATCAATTTTATGGAATTTAAGAATAGCGCTGGTGAGATGTCGGGTTTATACAATTTTACCTAG
- a CDS encoding SusC/RagA family TonB-linked outer membrane protein, translated as MKNSVWKYAVTIFLSHGLLLPAFSQQAEPLINATLKGVVLDSITNRPIEGVTIKLEGVTHQVKTDASGRFQFVTGQRLPLTFSTSFLGYKGRKITAREAQIQILLQPSVSDLDEVVVVGYGIQKRRSLTGAVAKIDAAEVNKIPVASFDAQLQGKLSGVQVSTNSGVPGESIFLRVRGTTSINSSSDPLYIIDGVFLNNTSLQNIGLGGRTSSPLTDINPADIESIEVLKDASATAIYGSRGANGVIIITTKKGSYGSRTKIDLNLQGGWAEANKSLLPKLATGPETATLANEWWINSGLDNPALKQTFANRPYRPVSEGGKGNPEDQPTYDRLGFLLRHGKLQDYNIGIQGGGDKSRFYIGAGYTGQEAFIKVIDFSRTNLKFNFDHQISSRVKIGLTNNFSRTYRNQARTGDGPQVSLFNSAVSSATNVPIFNTDGSINGTDNTYTLVDNYDVNTTSLRYVGSAFAEIDLLKGLKFKSSFSADYNLYDESQYWNSKTSIGIANNNQATSGISRNATWINEQTLSYQNAFGKHSLNAILGNTLQSNVLDYKYLEGNGFANDSFKQISSAANIIAADNWTKYTIASYFGRVGYSYADRYFAEATLRADGSSKFGANNRWGYFPAFSAGWRISQEAFLADQTWLNDLKIRASYGLTGNQAGISNFAARGLWSGNEKYADSYGKVLPSTGPFQLGNENLRWEKTAQADLGLDVALFKNRLSITVDLYHKYTSDLLLERPIVGSSGFSKYWANVGEISNKGYEVLINSLNVKTKDFTWNTSFNISGNKNKIEKLPTQITQYTRDWVILKEGYSLNSFWLYEQLYVDPQTGKAVFDGQLSDGSLPTSARKVFRNAYPKFYGGIGNTFTYKNFDLGVDFSFQYGNYAVNLNRYFRERNPSSGGVFQNVLNRWQQPGDITDVPRLTSEGLNYTIDANSRYLEDASFLKLRQLSFGYKLPKELVERAKLTAARIYFVGSNLFVWSKYTGDPESNVTSNPNAQGIGSFGTPPQPRTFQLGLNVTL; from the coding sequence ATGAAAAATAGCGTATGGAAGTACGCCGTGACAATTTTTTTGTCACATGGTTTGCTATTGCCTGCATTTTCGCAGCAAGCTGAGCCCCTTATTAACGCAACCTTAAAAGGTGTTGTATTGGATTCGATTACCAATCGGCCTATTGAAGGTGTTACCATAAAGCTCGAAGGTGTTACGCACCAAGTAAAGACCGACGCGTCGGGAAGATTTCAGTTTGTCACGGGGCAACGGCTTCCGTTGACATTCTCCACTTCATTTTTGGGATATAAAGGTCGAAAGATTACCGCACGGGAGGCGCAGATTCAGATCTTGCTTCAACCGAGCGTTTCTGACCTGGATGAAGTGGTCGTTGTGGGCTACGGTATACAAAAACGAAGAAGCCTTACGGGCGCAGTTGCCAAGATCGACGCTGCCGAAGTCAACAAAATTCCGGTAGCCAGTTTTGATGCCCAGTTGCAGGGTAAACTCTCCGGAGTGCAGGTTTCCACCAACTCGGGTGTCCCCGGCGAAAGTATCTTTCTGCGGGTTCGCGGAACAACATCCATCAACTCCAGTAGCGATCCCTTATATATTATTGATGGCGTATTCTTAAACAATACCTCGCTTCAGAATATCGGACTTGGTGGACGGACCAGTTCACCGCTCACAGATATCAACCCGGCAGATATCGAGTCGATTGAGGTGCTCAAAGATGCTTCGGCAACTGCAATTTATGGCTCCCGGGGGGCCAATGGTGTAATTATCATTACCACCAAAAAGGGAAGCTACGGTAGCCGGACCAAAATTGACCTTAACCTGCAGGGAGGCTGGGCTGAAGCTAATAAATCTTTGTTGCCCAAACTGGCTACAGGTCCCGAAACGGCAACCCTCGCCAACGAGTGGTGGATAAACTCCGGACTGGACAATCCGGCATTGAAACAGACTTTCGCCAACAGGCCTTACCGCCCTGTCTCGGAAGGCGGGAAAGGAAATCCCGAAGATCAGCCTACTTACGATCGCCTTGGTTTCCTCTTGCGCCACGGGAAGCTGCAGGATTATAACATCGGTATACAAGGGGGCGGCGACAAATCGCGGTTTTATATTGGTGCCGGCTACACAGGCCAGGAAGCTTTTATCAAGGTGATCGACTTCTCGCGTACCAATCTCAAGTTTAATTTTGACCATCAGATCAGCAGCCGTGTGAAGATCGGTCTGACCAATAATTTTTCCAGAACTTACCGCAATCAGGCACGTACAGGCGATGGCCCACAGGTAAGCCTGTTCAATTCGGCCGTTTCTTCGGCAACGAATGTGCCGATATTCAATACCGATGGATCAATCAACGGCACCGATAATACGTATACCCTGGTAGACAACTACGATGTTAATACCACAAGTCTGCGTTATGTGGGAAGTGCCTTTGCGGAAATCGATCTGCTAAAGGGACTAAAATTCAAATCCAGCTTTAGTGCCGACTATAACCTCTACGACGAATCACAATACTGGAACAGTAAAACCAGTATCGGTATTGCGAATAATAATCAGGCCACCTCGGGAATATCAAGAAATGCAACCTGGATCAATGAGCAAACCTTGTCGTATCAGAATGCCTTCGGTAAGCATAGCCTCAATGCTATTTTGGGAAATACTTTGCAGAGCAATGTGCTTGATTACAAGTATTTGGAGGGGAATGGTTTTGCCAATGATTCCTTTAAACAGATCTCATCGGCAGCCAATATCATTGCCGCCGACAACTGGACCAAATATACCATTGCTTCCTATTTTGGAAGGGTAGGTTATAGCTATGCTGACCGTTATTTTGCAGAGGCAACCCTGCGGGCAGATGGCTCGTCCAAGTTTGGTGCCAACAACCGATGGGGGTATTTTCCCGCTTTTTCGGCGGGCTGGCGGATTAGCCAAGAAGCCTTTCTGGCGGATCAAACCTGGTTAAACGACCTGAAAATAAGGGCTTCCTATGGATTGACGGGCAATCAGGCCGGAATCAGCAATTTCGCCGCCAGAGGTCTTTGGTCGGGCAATGAAAAATATGCGGACAGCTATGGCAAGGTGTTGCCAAGTACAGGGCCTTTCCAGCTGGGCAACGAAAATCTGCGCTGGGAGAAAACAGCACAGGCCGATCTTGGGCTAGATGTGGCGTTATTCAAAAATCGCCTGTCCATTACCGTGGATCTTTATCATAAATATACCTCCGATCTGCTGCTCGAGCGACCTATTGTCGGCAGTTCCGGTTTTTCAAAGTATTGGGCCAATGTGGGCGAGATCAGCAACAAAGGCTATGAAGTGTTGATCAATTCGCTCAACGTGAAAACAAAAGACTTTACCTGGAATACAAGCTTCAACATCTCGGGTAATAAAAATAAAATCGAGAAACTGCCAACGCAGATCACCCAGTATACCCGCGATTGGGTGATCCTGAAAGAAGGTTATTCGCTCAACTCATTCTGGCTGTATGAGCAGTTGTATGTCGATCCACAGACCGGAAAGGCGGTATTTGACGGACAGCTGAGCGATGGTTCTTTGCCCACTTCGGCACGCAAGGTATTTCGCAATGCCTATCCCAAGTTTTATGGTGGTATAGGCAATACCTTTACCTATAAAAACTTCGATCTGGGTGTAGACTTTAGTTTTCAATATGGCAATTACGCGGTGAACCTCAATCGCTATTTCAGAGAGCGTAATCCCAGCAGTGGTGGGGTGTTTCAAAATGTGCTTAACAGATGGCAACAACCCGGGGATATCACCGATGTGCCCCGGCTGACATCGGAAGGGCTCAACTATACCATCGATGCCAATAGCCGTTATCTCGAAGATGCCTCGTTTTTGAAACTCAGACAATTGTCATTTGGATATAAACTCCCGAAAGAGCTGGTAGAGCGGGCTAAACTGACTGCTGCGCGTATCTATTTTGTAGGTTCCAACCTCTTTGTCTGGAGCAAATATACAGGCGATCCGGAATCGAATGTCACCAGCAACCCAAATGCGCAGGGGATAGGTTCATTTGGAACTCCACCACAGCCCCGTACGTTTCAACTTGGGCTCAATGTTACTCTATAA